One window of Amaranthus tricolor cultivar Red isolate AtriRed21 chromosome 13, ASM2621246v1, whole genome shotgun sequence genomic DNA carries:
- the LOC130797668 gene encoding aluminum-activated malate transporter 9 — protein MAAKLGSFRYSFAEKRERDKLLHSKGYSSLGIPFLEHPSHEQQPNCFASFTTNGWNAFRQFISKSIEMGKSDPSKVIYSAKMGLALTLLSFLIFLKKPFEELGKYSVWAILTVVVVFEFSVGATLSKGFNRGLGTLSAGGLALGMAMLSTLAGDWEELVIIISIFIIGFVATYLKLYPTMKAYEYGFRVFLLTYCFIMVSGYRTREFVNTAITRFILIALGAAVSLLINTCIYPIWAGEDLHSLVVKNFMNVATSLEGVVNGYLCCIEYKRVPSKILTFQASDDPLYSGYRSAVDSASQEDTLVGFAIWEPPHGPYKMLAYPWKSYTKVSGALRHCAFMVMAMHGCILSEIQAPAERRQVFRSELQRVGNEGAKVLRELGNRLKRMEKLGQEEDILYQVDDAVEELQKKIDRKSYLLVNSEYWEIGNHERSPEQTQHSQTTDFENLIPEVKSVSDLEALHRDYTNFDGENNFGTHGKHASLPASLLSIADDKEPNEYESKTYESASALSLATFSSLLIEFVARLQNLVDSFKELSEKANFKEPVYQQVPVTVA, from the exons ATGGCTGCCAAATTAGGATCATTCAGATACAGCTTTGCAGAGAAAAGGGAGAGAGACAAATTACTTCATTCCAAAGGCTATTCTTCATTGGGTATTCCCTTTCTAGAACACCCTTCTCATGAACAACAACCTAATTGCTTTGCCTCTTTTACTACAAATGGGTGGAATGCTTTTCGACAATTCATCTCAAAATCCATTGAAATGGGGAAATCGGATCCAAGTAAAGTTATTTACTCCGCGAAAATGGGACTTGCTTTGACTCTTCTTTCTTTCCTTATCTTTTTGAAGAAGCCTTTTGAGGAACTCGGCAAATATTCTGTCTGGGCTATTCTTACTGTTGTTGTTGTCTTTGAATTTAGTGTTG GAGCCACACTTAGCAAAGGATTCAACCGTGGATTGGGGACATTATCTGCTGGTGGTCTTGCTCTGGGCATGGCAATGCTGTCAACTCTTGCTGGAGATTGGGAAGAACTCGttattattataagtattttcATCATAG GATTTGTTGCGACGTATTTGAAGTTATATCCTACAATGAAGGCATACGAGTATGGGTTCAGAGTATTCTTGTTGACGTATTGCTTCATCATGGTATCTGGATATAGGACAAGAGAATTTGTCAATACAGCTATAACTAGATTCATACTTATTGCACTTGGGGCTGCTGTTTCCTTGTTGATAAACACATGTATTTACCCGATATGGGCTGGAGAGGATCTGCACAGCTTGGTGGTGAAGAATTTTATGAATGTTGCAACTTCTTTGGAAG GTGTTGTGAATGGGTACCTGTGCTGTATTGAATATAAACGAGTCCCATCAAAAATTCTTACTTTTCAAGCTTCCGATGATCCACTTTATAGTGGTTACAGATCAGCCGTAGATTCAGCAAGTCAAGAGGATACTTTG GTAGGCTTTGCTATTTGGGAGCCACCTCACGGTCCTTACAAAATGCTTGCTTATCCATGGAAATCCTATACCAAAGTTAGTGGTGCTCTGAGGCATTGTGCATTCATGGTCATGGCTATGCATGGCTGTATACTTTCTGAGATTCAG GCGCCTGCTGAACGAAGACAAGTTTTTCGTAGTGAGCTTCAAAGAGTAGGTAATGAAGGTGCTAAAGTGTTACGTGAGCTGGGAAATAGACTTAAAAGAATGGAAAAGTTGGGTCAAGAAGAAGATATACTTTACCAGGTAGACGATGCAGTCGAAGAATTACAAAAGAAAATTGATAGAAAATCGTATCTTCTCGTCAATTCAGAGTATTGGGAAATCGGAAACCATGAAAGGAGTCCCGAACAAACTCAACATTCACAGACAACAGATTTCGAAAACTTGATACCAGAAGTGAAGTCGGTCAGTGACCTCGAAGCACTGCATCGTGATTACACGAACTTTGATGGTGAAAACAATTTTGGAACACACGGGAAGCATGCATCTTTGCCTGCGTCATTGTTATCCATTGCCGATGATAAAGAGCCAAATGAATACGAGTCAAAGACTTACGAGAGTGCTAGTGCATTATCTCTAGCAACGTTCTCTTCTCTTTTGATCGAATTTGTTGCGAGGCTCCAAAATCTCGTCGATTCATTCAAGGAACTTAGTGAGAAAGCCAATTTCAAGGAACCTGTTTACCAACAAGTACCGGTGACTGTTGCTTGA